The genome window CAATGTTGTATGCCCTGGCTGCAGCACGAGGAAAACCGGCTCTTTGGAGACAATCCCGCCAACCTTTAAATCGAGTTTGAGCTGCTCTTGAATGGCGTTAAATGTTGTTATATTTAAAAATACAGCATCGGAACGTCCGCTCTCGACACGCTGGAGATTATGCTCATTTGACGGGCTTTCTACTGTAGTTAGAGGAACTTCGGAGTCATTCGCTTCGTTATATGCATTTAATATTGCACGGAGTCCGCCGCTTCCGGATACTGGGGCCAACGCTTTATCAGTCATATCATCCAAGGATGTAATATCAGCATTGTCCTTGTGTACGATTAAGCCCGTCATCGAATAGCCATAGGCTGTGTCAGGATAGAGAAATTTCTCTTCGCGTTCGGGGTTGCTGAAAAACCAGTTGGCGGCGATGTCAAACTTCCCGGCGCCAACCCCGATGAGGTTGGATTCTTCCTCGCCCCAGACATAGGTAAAGTGATACTGAGGCAGCTTTTTCTGGACGGTATTGAAATAATCCATATTGTAGCCTTGAGGCTCGTTGTTTTCTCCAGTAAAGAGGAAGGGAGGATTCACTTCGGCACTCAGCGCGATTTGGATGATCTCTCTGCCGTCACTTGTCGTCGTTTGCCCTGCCGTACAGCCGGTGAGGAAAAGCATGAGCGCTGTCATGATAACAATTGGGCGAATGTTCATCGCGTGAACCTCCTAAATCATACTTGAAGCAAGCGACGAAGGAAGCGGCGTGTGCGTTCGTGTTTTGGGCGGCTGAGCACTTCTTCTGGTGCACCGCTTTCAACAATGTCTCCTTCCGCCATAAAGATCACTTGGTCAGAGACTTGTTTAGCAAATTCGATTTCGTGCGTGACGATGACCATCGTCATCCCTTGCTTGGCGATGTCTTTAATAATCGTCAGTACATCACCAACCATTTCTGGGTCGAGGGCGGAGGTAGGTTCGTCAAAGAGAAGCACCGCTGGGTTCACAGCTAGAGCACGGGCAATGCCGATCCGTTGCTGCTGTCCACCGGAAAGTTCTGTCGGGTACGCGTCTTTACGATGCAGGAGACCGACACGGTCGAGAAACGATTCAGCGATGTTCAATGCTTCGCTTTTATTCATTTGTTTCGCAATCAGTAAGCCTTCAGTAATGTTTTCTAAAGCCGTTTTATTTTTAAATAAGTGATAATGTTGAAAAACCATAGAGGATTGCTGTCTGAGCTCACGAATCTTTTTCTTAGAAGGGCGTGCGGCATCGATTTCCACCTCATTAATGTTGATCGTTCCTTGGTCAGGGACGTCGAGAAAATTTAAACTGCGAAGCAAAGTCGTTTTTCCAGAGCCACTCGGCCCGATAATGGCAACCACTTCACTTGGTTTAACAGAAAAATCAATGCCCTTTAGCACGTGAGCATCGCCGTAGGATTTGTGTAGGTTAGACACGCGAATCATCGCTAAACCCCCTTGCTACAAAGTTTTTGACAGAGACTTAAGGTATTGCTAAACTTATCATAATAAATCTGATGTGTAAAGTCGGTTTAAAGGAGAAAGGATGACATACATGACAAAGTCATTGTTTGCGACGAGCGAATTTCAAAGAGACTGGTTACAGAAGTTAGAGGCCTTGCGAACGGATTTTGAAGGGTCTGCTAAAGCAACAGATGAAGAGGCGCGTTTTCCTCAACAAAATATTCAACAGCTCGTTGATTTAGGCTATACATCGTTAACTTTACCAAAAGAATATGGGGGCGCAGGCTGTTCGATAGCCGATCTCGTGTTGTTTCAAGAGACGCTCGGAAGTATGGATGGTGCGACAGCATTGTCCATCGGATGGCACCAGGGTGTCGTCGGTGAAATCTATGAAAAACGGCAATGGACAGAGGATCAGCTTGCGTTTTTTGCTGAAGAAGTGAAAAAGGGTGCTGTTGTGAATCGGGCTGTGAGTGAAGCACAGACCGGCAGTCCGACGCGTGGTGGACGTCCGGGGACACAAGCGGTTCGTAAGGGAAGCGGCTGGGTGATTAGCGGCGAGAAAAACTTTACGACGATGTCACCATATTTGACGTACTTTCTCGTCGGCACGTGGATTGAGGAGAAGAAGGCGATGGGCTTTTTCCTCGTCCACCGCGATACGCCAGGCATTTCAATTCGGGAAAATTGGCATGTCATCGGCATGAGGGGGACAGAGAGCCACAACCTCGTGCTCGATGAGGTGGAAGTAGCGGATGAGCGTCTCGTGGAAGTTCAGCAAGGGCCGCGGGGCAATAAGGTCAATGGCTGGGCACTCCACATTCCGTCGACTTATCTTGGCATTGCGCAGGCCGCGCGGGATTACGCAGTCAAGTTTGCCACCGAGCATTCGCCGAACAGCATTGAAGGTACGATCAGTGATCTGCCAAATGTGCAAACGCTGATCGGGCAAATGGATTTAGAGATGATGCAATCGCGTTATATGATTTATGGTATTGCGCGTTCTTATGATGATGAAGTGACACGCGCCCTCGTCTCTCATGAGCTCGGTGCTGCAAAATACACTGTCGTTAATCACGCGATTACGACGATTGATAAAGCGATGCGTCTCGTCGGTGCCAAAAGCTTGAATCTGGACTGTCCTTTGCAACGGTACTACCGCGACGTTCGTGCCGGTTTGCACAACCCGCCAATGGACGATATGACGATTTCGAAGATCGCTAAGGCTGCGATCGAAGAGATGAAAAGTCATCGTTAAATAAATAAAGCTGCCGCCCTAAGGTAGGGAGGCAGCTTTATTAGATATGACCATTATTTAAACGTTTAATGAAGCGGAATTTTACGAGTCGGAACGACGATAGCCCTGTCTTTTTACTGCCAATCGAGATTAGTTATAGACGGGTGTGATTTGCCAATTAAAAGGGTCTTCTAATTTACTCCAGTCAGATTGGAGCTCTTCTGCGGTTAGCAAGCATTGATCTAGAAGGTTGGTGATTTCATTTTTCTCTAAATCAATTCCAATGAACACCAATTGTGTCATGCGGTCACCGAATGCTTCATCCCAGTCTTCTTTGATCTCGGGATTTTCTTTTAAAACCGCCTCCTGCTCTTTTTCGGGCAAAGAAGCAACCCAAAAGGATACGGGTTCAATCGTCACAGAGGGACCTGCCTTTGAGATGGACAAGGCAAGGTCGTTTCTAGTTGCGCACCAGGCAATCCCTTTGGCTCGTACAACATTTTTGCTTAAGGTTTCCATGAGGTCATCAAATCTTTTCGTGTGAAAGGGTAATCTTTGCTTATAAACAAAAGAACTAATCCCATACTCTTCTGTTTCTGGTTGATGTTCTTTATGACCAATTGTCAACTCTTTGATCCACCCAGCTGACTCACTGGCCGTCTCGAAATCGAAGAGGGACGTATTTAAAATATCACTTGGTTGGACTTGACCTTTCGACGTTTGAATAAATGTTGCTGCGGGTTGAAGCTTTCGTAAAACTCGTTCAAGGTGTTGTAATTCTTTTGGAGCGACAAGGTCACATTTGTTGATAATAAGAACATCACAAAATTCAATTTGCTCCAATAAGAGGTCTGAAATGTCGCGATCGTCATCATCACTCAATGCCTCTTTCCGGTCAAGCAACGTATCTCCAGATTGGAAGTCATGCCAGAAGCGATGCGCATCCACAACGGTCACCATTGTATCTAGCTTACAAAACCGTGTCAGGTCAATGCCTAAGTCCTCATCGATATAGGAGAACGTTTGCGCGACGGGGACAGGTTCGCTAATTCCTGTAGACTCAATAACGATATAATCGATATTTCCTTCTTGGGCAAGTCTTTCAACTTCCACAAGTAGGTCTTCACGAAGGGTACAGCAAATGCAGCCATTTGACATTTCTACTAATTTTTCTTCCGTTCGTTTCAACCCGCCGCCTT of Litoribacterium kuwaitense contains these proteins:
- a CDS encoding amino acid ABC transporter substrate-binding protein produces the protein MNIRPIVIMTALMLFLTGCTAGQTTTSDGREIIQIALSAEVNPPFLFTGENNEPQGYNMDYFNTVQKKLPQYHFTYVWGEEESNLIGVGAGKFDIAANWFFSNPEREEKFLYPDTAYGYSMTGLIVHKDNADITSLDDMTDKALAPVSGSGGLRAILNAYNEANDSEVPLTTVESPSNEHNLQRVESGRSDAVFLNITTFNAIQEQLKLDLKVGGIVSKEPVFLVLQPGHTTLATDINEATEALIADGTIPELAKKWFGVDFFQDLDDISNEGFQFE
- a CDS encoding amino acid ABC transporter ATP-binding protein produces the protein MIRVSNLHKSYGDAHVLKGIDFSVKPSEVVAIIGPSGSGKTTLLRSLNFLDVPDQGTININEVEIDAARPSKKKIRELRQQSSMVFQHYHLFKNKTALENITEGLLIAKQMNKSEALNIAESFLDRVGLLHRKDAYPTELSGGQQQRIGIARALAVNPAVLLFDEPTSALDPEMVGDVLTIIKDIAKQGMTMVIVTHEIEFAKQVSDQVIFMAEGDIVESGAPEEVLSRPKHERTRRFLRRLLQV
- a CDS encoding acyl-CoA dehydrogenase family protein; translation: MTKSLFATSEFQRDWLQKLEALRTDFEGSAKATDEEARFPQQNIQQLVDLGYTSLTLPKEYGGAGCSIADLVLFQETLGSMDGATALSIGWHQGVVGEIYEKRQWTEDQLAFFAEEVKKGAVVNRAVSEAQTGSPTRGGRPGTQAVRKGSGWVISGEKNFTTMSPYLTYFLVGTWIEEKKAMGFFLVHRDTPGISIRENWHVIGMRGTESHNLVLDEVEVADERLVEVQQGPRGNKVNGWALHIPSTYLGIAQAARDYAVKFATEHSPNSIEGTISDLPNVQTLIGQMDLEMMQSRYMIYGIARSYDDEVTRALVSHELGAAKYTVVNHAITTIDKAMRLVGAKSLNLDCPLQRYYRDVRAGLHNPPMDDMTISKIAKAAIEEMKSHR
- a CDS encoding GTP-binding protein; protein product: MKGKIPVTVLSGYLGAGKTTILNHILKNKEGLRVAVIVNDMSEVNIDADTIKQGGGLKRTEEKLVEMSNGCICCTLREDLLVEVERLAQEGNIDYIVIESTGISEPVPVAQTFSYIDEDLGIDLTRFCKLDTMVTVVDAHRFWHDFQSGDTLLDRKEALSDDDDRDISDLLLEQIEFCDVLIINKCDLVAPKELQHLERVLRKLQPAATFIQTSKGQVQPSDILNTSLFDFETASESAGWIKELTIGHKEHQPETEEYGISSFVYKQRLPFHTKRFDDLMETLSKNVVRAKGIAWCATRNDLALSISKAGPSVTIEPVSFWVASLPEKEQEAVLKENPEIKEDWDEAFGDRMTQLVFIGIDLEKNEITNLLDQCLLTAEELQSDWSKLEDPFNWQITPVYN